The genomic window TCTATCTTGTCCACAAGGAAAGTCTCGGAGAACTGGGATTTTGTCTGGAAGGCCATGTTGATTGCCGCCTGCCCGACGCCAAGCTTGGATATCTCGGTTCTCATGAAGTTTGAGAAATTCAGCGTGGTCTGCAGATAGTCCAAAAACCGCTCGAATTTGACGCGCAGGATGAACGTCGTGCCAACGTTTGAAAATATCGACTCTGAGATGTCAGTCGGGTTTTGCGAGGCCACAAGAAGCGCAAACTGGTACTTCCTGCCCTCCCGCACAATCATGACCGCATCAGAGTTCTCGTCCTTTGCGATTTTCCACGCCTCGTCAAGCACGACAATGAGCTTGAGCCCTTTTGTTGACGACCAGCCCTCCTCCCTCATCTTCTCCTTGATAAACTGCAGCATGGACAGGCCGGCCAAGCCCCTGAAAACCTCGTCTGGAAGGCCGGATAGGTCAAGGCACACAAGGCCAGAGCGGGTCAGCTCGTCAAGGTTGATTGTGGACTGCTGCGCAAAAAAGTCCTCGCCCTGCCTTGTAAACTGCTTTATCCTGTAGATTGCATTTTCAAGCTCGGCTGGAAATTCGTATGAGCCTGCCTCAAGCTGCTCCTCAAGCACATGCTGCACTTCCCGAAGCGTGGGAGGCTTTAGCTGCCGCCCAAGCCCGTCGCGCTGCACCTTGGAGTCCATCTTGAACTTGGCGTCAACATACGCCCTCTCTATTGCCTGCTCGGTAAGCCGCTTTTGCTCAGGATAGCGGCCCAGGTCTGTGAGAATCTCAAGTGTGCGTATGATTTGCTTTACCCTGTCATTTGGCCTCATGCCGCCAAGGTCAAGAAGGTTGACATAAGAGCCCTTGCCAAGGGATATTACCTTGCCCCCCGTCTGCTTGACCCACTCCTTGTACTCCCCGGCCCAGTCTATGATAAAGGCATTTGTGCCCCAGACAAATGACGCGCGGGTTATGAAAGTCTTGACAAAATAGGATTTGCCAGACCCGGTTATCCCGACCACTGCAATGTGCGGGTTGGTTGTCCTCTGGTAAGTCCAGTTGAAAGGCACGCCAAAGATTTTTGTCCTGCCTATGTAGATTGAGTTTGTTGGGTCGTTGATAAGGTACTCTTCAGGCGGTTCAGGCGGCCTTACGAATATGTTGCGCCTTGCAATGTCGCGGTTGAAAAGCCCTGAAAGCCTAAGTCTTCCCATGTGTGCACCAAGAAAGGAATTTTACGAGAGTCGGTTTCATCTTCAAGCAAATTGCGGCTCAAGGTCTGTTTGTGTGGGCGGGATGAACTTTTCCCACTCAAAGCACAAAAGCATCTCCTCGCCTGTCAGGGGAAGGACCTCCACGTTCAGGGCATTGGAGATTGTTGCCCTAAGCTCGTTTGCCTGGTTTTTTGCCGCAGCCATGGCCGATTCCTTTGAGACGCCCACTGCAGTAGTCATCACGTATGCCACAGTGCCCATTGGCTTGATGCCCTGAGTGAGCCTTGACATCATCCCTTCCCACATTGCAACCTCGCGCTCAAACCTGTCAAGCTTGAGCACGTCAGGCTCAGTTTTTTCCCGCTCGCGGGAAAGGCGAAGCTGCGCCTCCGCGTGCCTTGTTTCAATGCTTTCGCGGTATTTTGTCAGGTCCTTGATATAAACAAGCATAGAGTATTTCGTGACAAACTTGACTGATGAAATCGCCCTCTCAAAGTATTCGGTGTATATGGCATTTTCCTCCTGCGTCTTGTCCGTGACAGACTCGTAAATGCGAACTCCCAGGAATACCGAAGCGTAGTAAAACCCGTTTGAGTACTTGAGTATCGCATCCTGCTTTGGGGGTATTTCAAAGCCCGTGTCTGTGACCTGCGAGATGCGCAGGCCTGTTGTCACAAAAGGCCACAGCACATAGCCGTACTTGTAGAAAAGAAACGCCATTGTTGCCCCAAGGCCGGAAAG from Candidatus Parvarchaeota archaeon includes these protein-coding regions:
- a CDS encoding ATP-binding protein, whose product is MGRLRLSGLFNRDIARRNIFVRPPEPPEEYLINDPTNSIYIGRTKIFGVPFNWTYQRTTNPHIAVVGITGSGKSYFVKTFITRASFVWGTNAFIIDWAGEYKEWVKQTGGKVISLGKGSYVNLLDLGGMRPNDRVKQIIRTLEILTDLGRYPEQKRLTEQAIERAYVDAKFKMDSKVQRDGLGRQLKPPTLREVQHVLEEQLEAGSYEFPAELENAIYRIKQFTRQGEDFFAQQSTINLDELTRSGLVCLDLSGLPDEVFRGLAGLSMLQFIKEKMREEGWSSTKGLKLIVVLDEAWKIAKDENSDAVMIVREGRKYQFALLVASQNPTDISESIFSNVGTTFILRVKFERFLDYLQTTLNFSNFMRTEISKLGVGQAAINMAFQTKSQFSETFLVDKIEGEEPMEEYFLDMTNAMTDAEKRFGNMARTLSFEKDELKKKMRAFGLDEVHVEEIAEMFRKKNKHMDVISFVILLERYGIARVNITSFLKDIGIEDSTIINIFSKADFKKLGMGDKDISQVILEE